Genomic segment of Zingiber officinale cultivar Zhangliang chromosome 11B, Zo_v1.1, whole genome shotgun sequence:
taacttttgaccgccacatagcctggacttttccaatcctttcctcttgggcccctctatcactaaccgtatcacaagcctcccccacaagtctagtcgaaggaggatgacagtctgactgactagacctctgcACCTTTCTGTGACTTCGGCCTATCTTTGTGATCTCAGTAGATCTCTGTGTATCTGCCTCAGCGTATCTCTatgatctcagcatatctctgcgcacCCTGCTTCCTGCGTCACGCATCAGCTTTTGTGTCGCGTTGCTTGGGATACCATGCCTTCTTCCTTACTTCACCAGTCGCTTGGGGTGTCGCGCCCATGTCTTTGCTTTGACTTGGCCCCCCGccttctttataaagagcctcacggtcacttcttcgctctatccttcttcattcctgcttcccTACTATCTCTTGCTCACCCGCGCTTTACCTGCTTCTTTCCTTCGAAATGCATTCTCCTTCTTTGGACGAAGTTACTCAACTACCTTCCCAAATGCGGATAGATCAGCTCACCTCGCAACTTGCCGAGAAAGAACGCGAACTGGAGCGCCTGTCCAGGGATCGGGCTCGTCTGTTGGCTACCTTGCATAACATGGACGCCCTGTATCGTCTCACAAAATCTCGCGTGCATGCAGAAAAGGCAATGAAAGACGAATACCAGTTTGATCTGCAGCACCAAATTAGCCGCCAAGACCGTTTGCAACTAGAGCATGAGACAGAGTTATCTCTTCTCCGTTCAGGCCTTGAGGATAAGCAACGTACTATCACTCAGCAGCAAGCTGTCATCAGCTCTTTGGGCGCGGAGCTGGCTCAAGCTGTGAACGCCCCCGAATCTCCCGACAGGTCTTCACGCGGAAGTGCTCATTCCCCAGGGCCCATCTTTTCCCCGAGTTCAAGCTGGCCTGGGGAATAGTTGTCGCGGTGGCTCCTTTGCCAAATGGCGCTTCTGCTTGTGGCCTAGGCCGTATCCATCCCTTGCTGAACGGCGTTGCTGCGCTCGTCGATCCGTCCCCTTTTGGCCCAGTttctcctgctcaattttcatctagcaaacaCGTTTTTAGAAATTGGCCCCTGTGTAGGAGCCTAGAGTCGCTTCATGATTTCTTTTCATGCATGTGTTTTAGATGACAAAGTCAATGTAGTGCTTGAAAATTACAACTGTGATGAACGTGTAAAACCTGATTTCATAGTCAATATTGGCGCTATAGGAGTAGGGTAGATGGCCTTTCACGCCCCTTGCCCTttgtatttgctgcatatttgcaatttgcataaaATAATTCCAGATACAGCTGACCTGATTACGGAAAACGTTCTGCTCAAGGTGAGGCGCATCTCTCGGAAAGGTAGTTAGGCATATGCACCGAGTTCGCTTATGGTTTTCGCAGAGGGGCTGAGTTTTGGTTCCCGCatggggccgacctgaaaggtcgttgggcgtgagagcagagctcacttataactcgcactggggcgagagcctgggattaccgacctaaaaggtcgttgggcgtgagcacagggctcacttttaattctgggaccgacctaaaggtcgttgggcgtgagcgagctcacttataactcgcactggggcgagagtctgggactaccgacctaaaaggtcgttgggcgtgagcacagggctcacttttaattctcgcatgggagccgacctaaaaaggtcgttgggcgtgagagcagagctcacttataactcgcactagggcgagagtctgggattaccgacctaaaaggtcgttgggcgtgagcacagggctcacttttaattctcgcatgggagccgacctaaaaaggtcgttgggcgtgagagcagagctcacttataactcgcactggggcgagagtctgggactaccgacctaaaaggtcgttgggcgtgagcacagggctcacttttgattctcgcatgggagccgacctaaaaaggtcgttgggcgtgagagcagagctcacttataactcgcactggggcgagagtctgggtactccggtccgagaccggtggcgatggcgctggtccgagaccagtaatgatactccggtccaagaccggtggcgatggcgctagtCCGAGACCCGCTGGACCCTCCTCGCCACTAAGACAGATGTGATGCTCTCTTCATCCTCCATCTGCCCCATCCGAACCGCCTTAATTGCTTTTACCGGGCCGGGCGTTATTTGCCAGTTTTGCGCTCGCTCTGCTGTGTCCCTCATCTTCCTGCAAGCATATCACGCATAATATAGGACGTGGGCGGGAGAGAGGGAACATGAACCTTATTCGGCCCTGGGTACGCGACGCTCTTCTAGCTTGTGGGATCTTCGCGTGCCTTTGCATGCTGGTGTGGTTAACGAACCGGCCCGGGGGTTGTCTCCACCGAGATGCTTTCCTAGCTACTTCGAGTAAGCAGCTCTCCTGATTGCCAACCCGTGCCTTCCTAACTTTCGCTGAACAGCCCTGTTCCCTGCGCGACCTCTACCGGATTACCTGGCTTTTGTAGCTCTGTAAAATATCCCGCTTGACGCTACCGAGGGATGCCTCTTTTTTAGAACCACACCTTGTCATGATTACCCCGCCACGCTCATCTTTAATAGGTTTATTCTTATGCTGACACCTGTCCGTTGCATTTATGGTCTACGCTTCCTGACGTCAGTTTCCATACCTTTTTCGTACGCCTCCGTGCTTACTTCTCCTTAGACGGCGCGGGGCgggttacccaaaaagatactcggccCGATTCTCAATGCTTCCTAGGcctgaatgggctttataaaccctaaaggtcatCTGCCGCTTCCTTTCCAACGCTTCGTtctccccctctcctcctccgtgCTCGTCCTTGTTAGTGCAACTTGCCATCTTCCGGCCTGAGCTCGCGACCCCTCTGCCCTTCTGATCGTCCCTGGCCCcttcttgcttgcttcttctccgCGACGATGAATGGTAAGGACCTCCCCTGGTATTCATGCTATCTTTCGGATTTAGACCCCCATGACCTGTCGGTAGTACAATCCCTTCTGCGATTGGATCCCTCCTATGAGCTTCGACTCCCATCACCTAATGAACATCCTTCGTCCCCTCCTGAAGGCTGTATCACTGTCTTTAAAGATCAGATTATgggcggtcttcgctttcctttgcatCCCTTTATTTCAGATTTGTGCCAGCATTGTGGCATCGGCGTCTCCCAATTTGCTCCCAATGTATTTCGAGCTATCTGTGGAACCGTCATCTTATGCCGTATCTATCGGATTCCCTTGACGCCTCACCTATTCCAGCACTTCTATTCTTTCCGTCGAGCCGAGGCGGGAatattcaacgttcaggccaagccagGCTTTAAGTTCTTTGACAGCCTACCTTCTTCTAATAAGGGTTGGAGGTCCCGCTTCTTCTTTCTTAAACCGCCTTCCCCTTTAGCCGGGCCTTCTCAGTGGCGCCCCCTCCCGGCTTTTCCCCCACATGTTCATGAATCTGCCTGCTTTATAGTTGCGGACAAGTTGACCGGTGTTCTGGTTCGCTTGTCTGTGTTGATGCTGGAAGGCATCTTATACACCTTCGGTCTTAGTCCCGTCCCTGCAGAAATCGGCGCTCCCTTTGGTAAGTTGTCTCTTCTTGCACGCCGCTCTTCGCTAACTAAGgtgctttttcttttttattcttgtagCGGCCGCTATCCTTCGTTCTTTCGCCTGCCAAGAGACGCCCGCAGTTGCTGTCCTTGAAGCCCTGCATCAGGAGCTGACACCAGGCCTACCTTCCGATCCAGCTGCTGCCCTCGGTCCTCAACTTCCAGCACCCCCAACCTCTGATGTTGTGATTGTCCCGCCGCTCTTAGTGCTACCTTCCCCCAGCGCTGCAGACCCAGCATTGTCCCACACCTCCGATC
This window contains:
- the LOC122034018 gene encoding uncharacterized protein LOC122034018 translates to MNGKDLPWYSCYLSDLDPHDLSVVQSLLRLDPSYELRLPSPNEHPSSPPEGCITVFKDQIMGGLRFPLHPFISDLCQHCGIGVSQFAPNVFRAICGTVILCRIYRIPLTPHLFQHFYSFRRAEAGIFNVQAKPGFKFFDSLPSSNKGWRSRFFFLKPPSPLAGPSQWRPLPAFPPHVHESACFIVADKLTGVLVRLSVLMLEGILYTFGLSPVPAEIGAPFAAAILRSFACQETPAVAVLEALHQELTPGLPSDPAAALGPQLPAPPTSDVVIVPPLLVLPSPSAADPALSHTSDQPATASSPTRQAPPLRPTLRLRVTRNSKRTAPVTATSPPPSQRQRVVVLSSPSKSSGTSSAQEPSSGQE